From Pseudopipra pipra isolate bDixPip1 chromosome 13, bDixPip1.hap1, whole genome shotgun sequence, a single genomic window includes:
- the IL13RA1 gene encoding interleukin-13 receptor subunit alpha-1 encodes MAFQGAPVRCPLLLALCWVVAAGTAAGAKVLPPPSNLDYSFIQICTLNWTWNPPQNVSSSCNLEYSSDIVINEVPQDKTEWSKSLFRVTDAFLDEEMRFKVRSECKHDNTSEPSPWVETSLLPKGIPGTAAVDLSCVWHNLEYMVCTWRPGENVSSDTNYTLFYWFDGLKNPKKCSNYSTDQGLFGCVFNFTVPKVTNTYPTISILIRDDSEEIRPVCASKNPTTLVKPATPSQVTLSKINDKIDVKWSESETFPKGCLLYEVKYRNSDLDTGRIIPSEENSVSISGIDPNSKYIFKVKAKPKPDCYSSEFYSDWSEEKSIGEKRDSTISLVLIITIPLIVAVSTIILLVYLKRLKILILPPIPDPREILKRMFGEQNEDSQSYAKDDSMNAYDKLIIEEEIHSLILTETSETPNSEKENR; translated from the exons ATGGCTTTCCAGGGAGCCCCTGTGCGGTGCCCGCTCCTCCTCGCCCTGTGCTGGGTGGTGGCCGCGGGCACGGCAGCAG GAGCAAAAGTTCTTCCAcctccatccaacctggactATTCATTTATCCAAATCTGCACTCTGAACTGGACATGGAACCCCCCCCAGAATGTCAGCAGTAGCTGCAACCTGGAGTATTCCAGTGACATCGTCATTAACGAGGTTCCTCAGGACAAAACA GAATGGAGTAAGAGTCTCTTCCGTGTGACAGACGCGTTCTTGGATGAGGAAATGCGTTTCAAAGTGAGAAGTGAGTGCAAGCATGATAACACCAGTGAGCCCAGTCCGTGGGTGGAGACCTCCCTTCTGCCAAAAG GTATTCCAGGTACTGCTGCTGTTGACTTGAGCTGTGTTTGGCACAATTTGGAGTACATGGTTTGTACGTGGCGTCCTGGGGAGAATGTAAGCAGTGATACCAACTATACCTTGTTCTACTG GTTTGATGGCTTGAAAAACCCAAAGAAGTGCAGCAACTATTCTACAGACCAAGGACTCTTTGGATGTGTTTTCAATTTTACCGTTCCAAAAGTCACCAATACTTACCCGACTATAAGTATTTTAATTAGAGATGACTCTGAAGAAATTAGACCTGTGTGTGCAAGTAAAAATCCTACCACCCTTG TAAAACCTGCTACACCAAGTCAAGTGACATTGTCAAAGATTAATGATAAAATAGATGTAAAATGGAGTGAATCAGAAACCTTTCCAAAAGGCTGTTTGCTTTATGAAGTTAAATATCGCAATAGTGATTTGGACACCGGTCGGATAATTCCA TCTGAAGAGAATTCTGTGTCGATTTCTGGCATTGATCCCAATAGCAAGTACATCTTCAAAGTGAAAGCAAAGCCAAAGCCCGACTGTTACAGCAGCGAGTTCTATAGTGACTGGAGTGAAGAAAAGAGCATTG gtgaGAAGAGGGACTCTACAATCTCTTTGGTTCTAATAATCACTATTCCATTAATAGTAGCAGTATCTACAATAATTCTACTGGTCTATCTGAAAAG GCTGAAGATATTAATTCTTCCACCAATTCCAGACCCTAGAGAAATTCTTAAGCGCATGTTTGGAGAGCAGAATGAGGATTCCCAG AGCTATGCAAAGGATGATTCCATGAATGCTTACGACAAGTTAATTATAGAAGAAGAAATTCATTCTTTAATTTTAACAGAAACTTCGGAGACTCCTAATTcggaaaaagaaaacagatga